The following coding sequences are from one Apodemus sylvaticus chromosome X, mApoSyl1.1, whole genome shotgun sequence window:
- the Amelx gene encoding amelogenin, X isoform isoform X2 gives MGTWILFACLLGAAFAMPLPPHPGSPGYINLSYEVLTPLKWYQSMIRQPHPPSHTLQPHHHLPVVPAQQPVAPQQPMMPVPGHHSMTPTQHHQPNIPPSAQQPFQQPFQPQAIPPQSHQPMQPQSPLHPMQPLAPQPPLPPLFSMQPLSPILPELPLEAWPATDKTKREEVAFSPTKWYQGMTRHPLNMESTTEK, from the exons ATGGGGACCTGGATTTTGTTTGCCTGCCTCCTGGGAGCAGCTTTTGCTATGCCC CTACCACCTCATCCTGGGAGCCCTGGTTATATCAACTTAAGCTATGAG GTGCTTACCCCTTTGAAGTGGTACCAGAGCATGATAAGGCAGCCG CATCCCCCGAGTCACACCCTTCAGCCTCATCACCACCTCCCAGTGGTGCCAGCTCAACAGCCCGTGGCCCCCCAGCAACCAATGATGCCAGTTCCTGGCCACCACTCCATGACTCCAACCCAACACCATCAGCCAAACATCCCTCCATCCGCCCAGCAGCCCTTCCAGCAGCCCTTCCAGCCCCAGGCCATTCCACCCCAGTCTCATCAGCCCATGCAGCCCCAGTCACCTCTGCATCCCATGCAGCCCCTGGCACCACAGCCACCTCTGCCTCCACTGTTCTCCATGCAGCCCCTGTCCCCCATTCTTCCTGAGCTGCCTCTGGAAGCTTGGCCAGCGACAGACAAGACCAAGCGGGAAGAAGTG GCGTTTTCTCCTACGAAGTGGTACCAAGGCATGACAAGGCATCCG CTTAACATGGAAAGCACAACAGAAAAATGA
- the Amelx gene encoding amelogenin, X isoform isoform X1: MGTWILFACLLGAAFAMPLPPHPGSPGYINLSYEVLTPLKWYQSMIRQPYPSYGYEPMGGWLHHQIIPVLSQQHPPSHTLQPHHHLPVVPAQQPVAPQQPMMPVPGHHSMTPTQHHQPNIPPSAQQPFQQPFQPQAIPPQSHQPMQPQSPLHPMQPLAPQPPLPPLFSMQPLSPILPELPLEAWPATDKTKREEVAFSPTKWYQGMTRHPLNMESTTEK, from the exons ATGGGGACCTGGATTTTGTTTGCCTGCCTCCTGGGAGCAGCTTTTGCTATGCCC CTACCACCTCATCCTGGGAGCCCTGGTTATATCAACTTAAGCTATGAG GTGCTTACCCCTTTGAAGTGGTACCAGAGCATGATAAGGCAGCCG TATCCTTCCTATGGTTACGAACCCATGGGTGGATGGCTGCACCACCAAATCATCCCTGTGCTGTCTCAACAGCATCCCCCGAGTCACACCCTTCAGCCTCATCACCACCTCCCAGTGGTGCCAGCTCAACAGCCCGTGGCCCCCCAGCAACCAATGATGCCAGTTCCTGGCCACCACTCCATGACTCCAACCCAACACCATCAGCCAAACATCCCTCCATCCGCCCAGCAGCCCTTCCAGCAGCCCTTCCAGCCCCAGGCCATTCCACCCCAGTCTCATCAGCCCATGCAGCCCCAGTCACCTCTGCATCCCATGCAGCCCCTGGCACCACAGCCACCTCTGCCTCCACTGTTCTCCATGCAGCCCCTGTCCCCCATTCTTCCTGAGCTGCCTCTGGAAGCTTGGCCAGCGACAGACAAGACCAAGCGGGAAGAAGTG GCGTTTTCTCCTACGAAGTGGTACCAAGGCATGACAAGGCATCCG CTTAACATGGAAAGCACAACAGAAAAATGA